TGATGCAGGACCATAACAGAGCTGATGGAGGAACTGGAGGAGGTGAATCAGGTGTGGTGATACAGGACTATAACAGAGCTGGAGGAGGTGAATCAGGTGTTAGTCCACCAGTGTATCCTACCAACTGCGCATAAACACAGACACTACGGTCATAGAAAAATCCACTCAGAGCAAAAGTCCAATGTCAGATAACAAAAGGCCAAACTCCAAAATATTCTGATGATATTCACTGTCATTCTTATAGTCATACGATGACTAAACCTGGGTCCAACTCCATGGGACGGCCCAAACCTCAGACAAAACTCTAGAGCTTGAAAGAGAATTTCTCCTGGACTTTTCTGTCTTGTCTTCACTCATTCTCATCACACCAGATCAgaataccgtaatttccagactattaagcgcacctgaatataagccgcacccactgaatttaaaaaatatattattttgaacataaataaatcgcaggtgcctaccggtacattgaaacaaatgaactttacacaggctttaacgaaacacggcttgtaacaaaacatttgaaagcgggaaaaatccatatattagccacgtcattgtttaagccgcgaggttcaaagcctggggaaaaagttgcggcttatagtccggaaattacggtactcaaAACATCTGTGTGTATGAGGTCTGGTTCATCTCCGGTAAGGTGAGAGTCAGATAAAAAAGAGCAAAGTATTTTATCTTATTCGACAGTACGAGACAGTATTTCATAATAAAGGTTCTACATGTGCTTTATGagcagtgagtgatcccagggtggagtagtgagtgatcccagggtgctttatgagtagtgagtgatcccagggggctttatgagtagtgagtgatcccagggggctttatgagtagtgagtgatcccagggtgctttatgagtagtgagtgatctcagggtgctttatgagtagtgagtgatcccagggtgcagtagtgagtgatcccagggtgctttatgagtagtgagtgatcccagggtgctttatgagtagtgagtgatcccagggggctttatgggtagtgagtgatcccagggtgctttatgagtagtgagtgatcccagggtgctttatgggtagtgagtgatcccagggtgctttatgggtagtgagtgatcccagggtgctttatgggtagtgagtgatcccagggtgcagtagtgagtgatcccagggtgctttatgagtagtgagtgatcccagggggctttatgagtagtgagtgatcccagggggctttatgagtagtgagtgatcccagggggctttatgagtagtgagtgatcccagggggctttatgagtagtgagtgatcccagggggctttatgagtagtgagtgatcccagggtgctttatgagtagtgagtgatcccagggtgctttatgagtagtgagtgatcccagggtgctttatgagtagtgagtgatcccagggtgctttatgagtagtgagtgatctcagggtgctttatgagtagtgagtgatccctgGGTgatttatgagtagtgagtgatcccagggtgctttatgggtagtgagtgatcccagggtgcttcaTGAGTAGTGAGTGACCCCAGGGGGCTttgtgagtagtgagtgatcccagggtgcagtagtgagtgatcccagggtgcagtagtgagtgatcccagagtgctttatgagtagtgagtgatcccagggtgctttatgagtagtgagtgatcccagggggctttatgggtagtgagtgatcccagggtgctttatgagtagtgagtgatcccagggggctttatgggtagtgagtgatcccagggtgctttatgagtagtgagtgatcccagggtgctttatgagtagtgagtgatcccagggtgctttatgggtagtgagtgatcccagggtgctttatgagtagtgagtgatcacAGGGtgcagtagtgagtgatcccagggtgctttatgagcagtgagtgatcccagggtgctttatgagcagtgagtgatcccagggtgctttatgagcagtgagtgatcccagggtgctttatgagcagtgagtgatcccagggtgctttatgagcagtgagtgatcccagggggctttatgagtagtgagtgatcccagggtgctttatgagtagtgagtgatcccagggtgctttatgagtagtgagtgatcccagggtgctttatgagtagtgagtgatcccagggtgctttatgagtagtgagtgatcccagggtgctttatgggtagtgagtgatcccagggtgctttatgagtagtgagtgatcccggggtgctttatgggtagtgagtgatcccagggtgcagtagtgagtgatcccagggtgctttatgagtagtgagtgatcccagggtgctttatgagtagtgagtgatcccagggggctttatgagtagtgagtgatcccagggggctttatgagtagtgagtgatcccagggtgctttatgagtagtgagtgatcccagggtgctttatgagcagtgagtgatcccagggtgctttatgagtagtgagtgatcccagggtgcagTAGTGAGTGATCTCAgggggctttatgagtagtgagtgatcccagggtgctttatgggtagtgagtgatcccagggtgctttatgagtagtgagtgatcccagggtgctttatgagtagtgagtgatcctggggtggcaacacatacattctaagtgttttcaatgggtctttctccattctgattggtttATAGTGTTCAACCACACAGGCCATATTTTGGaagcaaatgttgcaattgtgatTTGAATTCAaatttagagcaaaacactttggtgaactgttggaatcatggaaatagaaggATTATTCCAACTacagttagaatataatagtgggcactctGAATACAGTGTCGTTTTCACATGACAacaaatgaaaatgccagggaggagttattgtgacagggtaggaaccaaagtgttgataagtgtttcGTAGCTTCacgtattcctctttgatttggAAGATACTTACCCTGACACTTCCCAATGACGGAGCCAAAGTCATCCCTCGCAGACCTGGTGGagaaaacgcacacacacacacacacagaatagaaTATTCACAAACATTCTGCATGTAACCTTAAAAAGGTCAAATGGACCTCTGTATTAGGCATTACAGTTAGTCAGACACAGCACCCTGCTGACTGGGAGGGTTTCTACTGAGTAGACAGAACATCTGATAAACTTTTTTAACATTTTGAGTAATTTTAGTTTAGAACGGACATACTATCCACATCATTACCTGATCTCAACACACTGGTCCTGAACCACAGCCAGCAGCTTCCCattactggagagagagggaggagagagaattaGGACTTCTAACCCCTTattaaccagcaggtagcctagtggttagagcgttggactagtaaccagcaggtagcctagtggttagagcgttggactagtaaccagcaggtagcctagtggttagagcgacaggtagcctagtggttagagcgttggactagtaaccagcagctagcctagtggttagagcgttggactggtaaccagcagctagcctagtggttagagcgttggactggtaaccagcagctagcctagtggttagagcgttggactagtaaccagcagctagcctagtggttagagcgttggactagtaaccagcagctagcccagtggttagagcgttggactagtaaccagcagctagcccagtggttagagcgttggactagtaaccagcagctagcctagtggttagagcgttggaccagtaaccagcaggtagcctagtggtaagagcgttggaccagtaaccagcaggtagcctagtggttagagcgttggaccagtaaccagcaggtagcctagtggttagagcgttggactcataaccagcaggtagcctagtggttagagcgttgggacagtaaccagcaggtagcctagcggttagagcgttggactcgtaaccagcaggtagcctagtggttagagcgttggaccagtaaccagcaggtagcctagtggtaagagcgttgggtcagtaaccagcaggtagcctagtggttagagcgttggactagtaaccagcaggtagcctagtggttagagcgttggactagtaagcagcaggtagcctagtggttagagcgttggactagtaaccagcaggtagcctagtggttagagcgttgggccagtaaccagcaggtagcctagtggttagagcgttgggccagtaaccagcaggtagcctagtggttagagcgttggactagtaaccgaaaggttgcaagttcgaatccccaagctgacaaggtaaaaatctgtcgttctgcccctgaacaaggcagttaacccactgttccctgttaggccgtcattgtaaataagaatttgttcttaactgacttaccgagttaaataaaggtaaaataaaaataatttaaatCATAAGACAAACTAAATCTGACTAAGTGAACCCTGAGGTTAAAATAAAGGCCAAataaaaagaaacaaaaacaaaaggtcagaggtcagacttcatgtgtgtcacgtcctgaccagcagagggagtagtggtgtagtattttggtcaggacgtggcaaaagaagtctgtatgtgttgtcaagtatgtctgtttctgtgtttgtcttgtgactcctgatcaggaacagctggggatcgttgttcctgatggggagtcatatatttatgtttgtcacttgggtttgtgggtggttgtgctaacactgctagtctttttgtttgtagtaaacctgttagcctgtcgtgagttccgtgtttattgttttcctgtgtatactttgctttaatttatttttctttacattaaaagatgagtatccacattccgtctgcagtttggtccattcaacacggcttcaactaTTATGACAATGTGAATGTATGAagggtgtggtctggtctggtgtggcgCGGtgcgtgtgtactgtactgtaccttgcTAGCACCAGCTGCCAGCTGATCTGCTTGTTGGCCAGTCGGACCAGGCCAGGCGGCAGAGAGGAGCTCGAGGGACTGGTACAAGATCacagttaaaaaataaaaaaaaaaaaaaaaaatcagtcaGCTGGTTacacaccacaacaacaacaggacCAATACAATAGCATAAACATTAGTAAAGTCAATTAGACAAAAACTATAATACGGTTTTACTAAGCTGGAAAGAGTTACAGCCTACATGGAGGTAAATAGTAATGAAATAGTGGATGAATGTTGATGTGAGTGATATGAAGAGCTTACCTGTACCACAGGTAGTGTAGGATGAACCTAAAAGGCCCTAAAACAGAGAAGACAGGGTGATGAGTGGCTAGGATCACATATCCACGTCACAAGGAAGTGGAAGTCCTAGTGTCTTCCAGCACATAGGTAACGTTCAGTTACTTCCCAAATGGTGCCCCATAGGGGCGTCgcgccaaccccccccccccgtagggGCGTCGCGCCAATCCCCCCCCCCGTAGGGGCGTCGCgccaccccccccacccaccgTAGGGGCGTCGCGCCAATCCCCCCAGTAAAGGCGTcattccaaccccagttgtaactaccgtaatttccggactattaagcgcacctgaatataagccgcacccactgaattaaaaaaaaaaaaagtattattttgaacataaataagccgcacatgtctataagccgcaggtgcctaccggtacattgaaacaaatgaactttacacaggctttaacgaaacacggcttgtaacaaaaataaataggctttaacgaaacacggcttgtaacaaaaaattagcagtaagctttagttgtctttttgcactgagtcaattcctcacgctgctgtttccaacgtcttatcatcgactcattaagaccaagctcccgtgcagcagctctatttccttttccaacagccagatcaatcgccttcaacttgaaagctgcatcatatgcatttctctgtctttgccatgatgagggtgacaaaatgactaccgtaatcagaatgatgggaagtt
This genomic interval from Salmo trutta unplaced genomic scaffold, fSalTru1.1, whole genome shotgun sequence contains the following:
- the LOC115189497 gene encoding neuroblastoma-amplified sequence-like, which translates into the protein MADVSNVEVEDENILYDLLIITEWPPETDTQLRGNKERSSSVIAKAVTGPFRFILHYLWYSPSSSSLPPGLVRLANKQISWQLVLASNGKLLAVVQDQCVEIRSARDDFGSVIGKCQGKYLPNQRGIREATKHLSTLWFLPCHNNSSLAFSFVVM